In one window of Zingiber officinale cultivar Zhangliang chromosome 11A, Zo_v1.1, whole genome shotgun sequence DNA:
- the LOC122032511 gene encoding cytochrome P450 90B2-like isoform X2: MSMLKFSVEFLLILLTVALFLSVKLVKWKRKQLKLPPGRQGWPFVGETFGYLKPHPATSVGHFMEQHVSRYGKIYRSNLFGEPTIVSADAGLNRFILQNEGKLFECSYPSSIGGILGKWSMLVLVGDMHANYLLNFMSSVRLRSHLLPEVERHSLLVLRSWIHGSPFSALEEAKRFTFNLMVKNIMSMEPYEAKTEKLRLEYITFMKGVISAPLNFPGTPYWKALKSRSNILNVIEQKMQERMEEMREQERDEEVDDDLLSWVLKHSKLSKEQILDLLLSLLFASHETSSVALALAIFFLESCPKAVQRLQEEHKEIQRKKLQRAESSLNWEDYKEMEFTQCVINETLRLGNVVRFVHRKVLQDVEYKGYKIPCGWKILPVFATVHLDASLYDDPHQFNPWRWQNGVTSATTNNFMPYGGGPRLCAGSELAKLELAVFLHHLLLSYRWELAEPDQPLAFPFIEFPRGLPIKVYPI; encoded by the exons ATGTCCATGCTCAAATTCTCAGTAGAATTCCTACTCATCCTCCTGACTGTGGCCCTCTTTCTCTCTGTTAAACTCGTCAAATGGAAGAGAAAGCAGCTAAAGCTCCCACCTGGTCGACAAGGATGGCCTTTCGTCGGCGAAACCTTCGGATATCTCAAGCCTCATCCGGCTACTTCTGTCGGCCACTTCATGGAGCAACATGTGTCGAG GTACGGGAAGATCTACCGGTCGAATCTCTTCGGCGAGCCGACGATCGTGTCGGCGGACGCAGGGCTGAACAGGTTCATACTGCAGAACGAGGGGAAGCTGTTCGAGTGCAGCTACCCTAGCAGCATCGGCGGCATCCTGGGAAAGTGGTCCATGCTGGTTCTAGTCGGCGACATGCATGCGAATTATCTCCTCAACTTCATGAGCAGCGTCAGGCTTCGATCGCACCTCTTGCCGGAGGTCGAGCGCCACTCCCTTCTCGTGCTTCGCTCTTGGATTCACGGCTCCCCTTTTTCAGCACTAGAAGAGGCTAAAAGG TTCACCTTCAATTTGATGGTCAAAAATATTATGAGCATGGAGCCATACGAAGCAAAGACAGAGAAGCTGAGATTGGAGTACATAACCTTCATGAAAGGAGTCATTTCGGCACCTCTGAATTTCCCGGGGACTCCATACTGGAAGGCCTTGAAG TCGCGATCAAACATCCTCAATGTGATTGAACAAAAAATGCAAGAAAGGATGGAAGAGATGAGAGAGCAAGAGAGGGATGAGGAAGTGGATGATGATCTCCTTAGTTGGGTTCTAAAGCACTCAAAGTTGTCAAAAGAGCAGATCCTCGACCTTTTGCTCAGCCTACTCTTTGCAAGCCATGAAACCTCATCAGTCGCCTTGGCTTTAGCCATATTCTTCTTGGAGAGTTGCCCCAAAGCTGTTCAAAGACTCCAG GAGGAGCACAAAGAAATACAACGCAAGAAGCTACAGAGAGCAGAATCTAGTTTAAATTGGGAAGACTACAAAGAGATGGAATTCACTCAATGC GTGATAAATGAGACCCTACGACTGGGCAATGTTGTAAGGTTCGTGCATAGAAAAGTTCTTCAAGATGTAGAATATAAAG GGTACAAGATTCCATGTGGATGGAAAATTCTACCTGTTTTCGCTACAGTTCATTTGGATGCTTCTCTGTATGATGATCCTCACCAATTCAACCCATGGAGGTGGCAA AATGGCGTGACATCGGCGACGACGAACAACTTCATGCCTTACGGCGGCGGCCCCCGTCTATGCGCGGGCTCGGAGCTGGCGAAGCTGGAGCTGGCGGTCTTCTTGCACCACCTCCTGTTGAGCTACAGGTGGGAATTGGCCGAGCCGGATCAGCCGCTTGCATTCCCCTTCATCGAATTCCCGAGAGGACTCCCTATAAAAGTCTACCCCATCTGA
- the LOC122032511 gene encoding cytochrome P450 90B2-like isoform X1, whose protein sequence is MSMLKFSVEFLLILLTVALFLSVKLVKWKRKQLKLPPGRQGWPFVGETFGYLKPHPATSVGHFMEQHVSRYGKIYRSNLFGEPTIVSADAGLNRFILQNEGKLFECSYPSSIGGILGKWSMLVLVGDMHANYLLNFMSSVRLRSHLLPEVERHSLLVLRSWIHGSPFSALEEAKRFTFNLMVKNIMSMEPYEAKTEKLRLEYITFMKGVISAPLNFPGTPYWKALKSRSNILNVIEQKMQERMEEMREQERDEEVDDDLLSWVLKHSKLSKEQILDLLLSLLFASHETSSVALALAIFFLESCPKAVQRLQEEHKEIQRKKLQRAESSLNWEDYKEMEFTQCVINETLRLGNVVRFVHRKVLQDVEYKGYKIPCGWKILPVFATVHLDASLYDDPHQFNPWRWQKNGVTSATTNNFMPYGGGPRLCAGSELAKLELAVFLHHLLLSYRWELAEPDQPLAFPFIEFPRGLPIKVYPI, encoded by the exons ATGTCCATGCTCAAATTCTCAGTAGAATTCCTACTCATCCTCCTGACTGTGGCCCTCTTTCTCTCTGTTAAACTCGTCAAATGGAAGAGAAAGCAGCTAAAGCTCCCACCTGGTCGACAAGGATGGCCTTTCGTCGGCGAAACCTTCGGATATCTCAAGCCTCATCCGGCTACTTCTGTCGGCCACTTCATGGAGCAACATGTGTCGAG GTACGGGAAGATCTACCGGTCGAATCTCTTCGGCGAGCCGACGATCGTGTCGGCGGACGCAGGGCTGAACAGGTTCATACTGCAGAACGAGGGGAAGCTGTTCGAGTGCAGCTACCCTAGCAGCATCGGCGGCATCCTGGGAAAGTGGTCCATGCTGGTTCTAGTCGGCGACATGCATGCGAATTATCTCCTCAACTTCATGAGCAGCGTCAGGCTTCGATCGCACCTCTTGCCGGAGGTCGAGCGCCACTCCCTTCTCGTGCTTCGCTCTTGGATTCACGGCTCCCCTTTTTCAGCACTAGAAGAGGCTAAAAGG TTCACCTTCAATTTGATGGTCAAAAATATTATGAGCATGGAGCCATACGAAGCAAAGACAGAGAAGCTGAGATTGGAGTACATAACCTTCATGAAAGGAGTCATTTCGGCACCTCTGAATTTCCCGGGGACTCCATACTGGAAGGCCTTGAAG TCGCGATCAAACATCCTCAATGTGATTGAACAAAAAATGCAAGAAAGGATGGAAGAGATGAGAGAGCAAGAGAGGGATGAGGAAGTGGATGATGATCTCCTTAGTTGGGTTCTAAAGCACTCAAAGTTGTCAAAAGAGCAGATCCTCGACCTTTTGCTCAGCCTACTCTTTGCAAGCCATGAAACCTCATCAGTCGCCTTGGCTTTAGCCATATTCTTCTTGGAGAGTTGCCCCAAAGCTGTTCAAAGACTCCAG GAGGAGCACAAAGAAATACAACGCAAGAAGCTACAGAGAGCAGAATCTAGTTTAAATTGGGAAGACTACAAAGAGATGGAATTCACTCAATGC GTGATAAATGAGACCCTACGACTGGGCAATGTTGTAAGGTTCGTGCATAGAAAAGTTCTTCAAGATGTAGAATATAAAG GGTACAAGATTCCATGTGGATGGAAAATTCTACCTGTTTTCGCTACAGTTCATTTGGATGCTTCTCTGTATGATGATCCTCACCAATTCAACCCATGGAGGTGGCAA AAGAATGGCGTGACATCGGCGACGACGAACAACTTCATGCCTTACGGCGGCGGCCCCCGTCTATGCGCGGGCTCGGAGCTGGCGAAGCTGGAGCTGGCGGTCTTCTTGCACCACCTCCTGTTGAGCTACAGGTGGGAATTGGCCGAGCCGGATCAGCCGCTTGCATTCCCCTTCATCGAATTCCCGAGAGGACTCCCTATAAAAGTCTACCCCATCTGA